In the genome of Nonomuraea sp. NBC_00507, the window CACCTCGGCGATGATCTCGTGTCGGATCGGTCCGCATTGCATTGTGATGAGCGCATCCATCTGATCGGCCCGGTAGGGAGTGGCCGATAGCCCGATCCAGCGTTCCACTTCCACCTGGCGGATCGCTGCCTCGGCGGCGGGAGCGCCCACCGCATGGCATTCGTCGACGACGATCATGCCGTACTCGTTCAGCAGCGAAGGGTCGGCGTCGCGGTGGGCCACGGACTGCAGCATGATCACATCGACGACACCGTGCCGCTTGTCTTTCCCCTTGCCCTTGCCGCCCACCTTCGCCTCACCCAGGTCGAGAAACGTCGTCAGCCGTTCCTTCCATTGGTCAAGCAGCTCGGCGCGGTTGACGATGATCGCGGTTGGGACCTGGTGTCGGGCGATCAGCGCGCAGGCCATCACGGTTTTGCCCGCGCCGGGCGGCGCTACCAGGACTCCCATGAGGTGTTTGGTCATCGCAGTGACCGCCTCGGCCTGGACGTTCGTCAACTCGCCGGTGAAACGCGCCGTAATCGGGTCATGGCCCGGCACTGTGGTGGCGATCTCCATGGCGCCACCTGCTGCCGCGATCAGCTGTTCCGCTTCCTCCGCCAGCCCGCGCGGCAGTCGTAGCCAGCCGGGGTCGCTGTCGTCGAAGCAGCGTACGAAGCGTGGGGTGGCGAAGGTGGAGTATCGCATTGACTGCCGCCGGTAGAACTCCGGGTTGTGGAAGGCGGCCAGGTGCTTGAGAGCGGCGATCAGTGGCGCTGGCATGCCCTTGGTCGAGATCGCCAGCATGGCACCAAGTCGCGCGTGCACCTGTTGGGGAGCGACGCCCAGCGCGCCCTTGCGCGGCTTGGCCGGCAGCCTGCCCGTAACCGATGGGCCGGCGTCGATCTGACCGAATCGCTTCACCAGCGCGTCCACCTCAACCGGGCGCAGCCGACGCATGCCCGACAGGAACGCGAACTGATCCTCATACGGTTGCCATGTTCGTGGGTCGCAGAACAATGTCGTGCCCTGCTCGCGGCTGCCACCATGCAACGGCAGCGCGATCAGATTCCCGAACCGGAACCGCGCCACCGCGTTGACAGGCAACGAGTCCTGCGCCGGAAACAGCCGGTCATAGCTGGCCAGCGACATCGTCCCCCGCCGTGCGATCGCCTCCCGCAACAGCCCTATGCCGATCGCACGCGCCGAAGCGGCCAGCACCGGCTCGGTGAAGAACATCCACACGTGAGCGCCAGCGCCCGACCTGGAAATCTCCGCCGCCGCGCAAATACCGGCCTCAGCACAGGCCTCAGCGTAGGCAGCGGCGTCGCCCCGCCAGTCCGCGCCGTCGAAATCGCATGCCAGTAGCTGACAGGTGTCGTCGGGCAGCATCGGATACAGCCCCACGTGGGTGTCACGCCTGTCGGCAGGTCGGCTGAGGTGCGCGATGAGAACCTCATTGGTCAGCGGCAGGAACTCCCGCTCGCCGTCGTCCCGTTTGCGCCAGAATTCCTTCTCGGCTGGGCTCCACCCGTATCTGCTGGACTTGCGGCTGAAGAAGCGGGTCGCGTACACATCGCGGCGACCGACGAACAACGCCTTGAACAAGGCCAGCTTCTCTGACGGAGACGATGACGCGTCCGCATACGGCAAGCCGTCCTGGGGCAGGTCGACGGGCATGGTGGAGACCTGGACAGGATCGATATCGCCGCGCTCGTCGGAGGCGGTGGCTCGCTGCCGGAGAAGCTGCTTGAGTTGGTCGTTCTGCTCACGCAGCTCTGCGATCTCGACCAACGCGGCGTCCAACCGCATCCGTAGCTCGACCGGGTCGTCCCATTCGGCCCACAAGTCCACGGACCTATCCTGCGTGATTCTCGCCACGCAGCCAAGCAGGCACCGAGTGTGACAGTGCCAGCAGGAGCTCTCGCGAGGGGGAGTGCGGTGAGACCTCTCGATCTGCTGCGGAACGCACATTACTCATGTTCGGGTTGTGGATGCTTGTTGAACAAGAATTCGCCTGTAAGCAGATCCGTTAGTAAACACCCTCGGACGAAGATCGCTCCGGGGGTGTTTGGCTGGTAGGGAGCCCGGGGCTAGAACCCGGAACCTACGGATTAAAGGCATCACGCAGCCCAGTCCTTCTACGCGAAGCATTCCGGATATAGTCCGGATCTTAATCCGGCCCACTTGCTGAAGTCTTCGGCCACTCCCGCCGTCCCCATGTCGTCAGGATGAACCGCGGTCGCCCACGCGACCCGGTGGGCCGGGGCTGAGGAACGAAGTCCCGTACCGTCGAGATCGATCGCCCCCAACCACGCCCAGACACCAGCCACCAAGGCGATCGAGAGGGCAGCATGAGGACGGAGATCATTAGCGCGTAGTGACCGACCGTTTCGGTATAAGGACTATCTGGGCCAACGTTAGAGCGCTGCTCAGTCACCCAGACCTGGGACGGCTGGCCGCCGGTGTATACGTCGTGTGCCTCTGTTGCAGTACCCCCGGCCCTGCGCCACGCTCTCCGTGCCCCCGCCCGCTGCCCCGGATGATCGAGCGGCGGGGGCAGGGCAACATGCGCGAAACGGGATGCTCTGGTTGCTGGTGGTCGATCAAGATAGCGTTGTGCCGATCGATCATTTTCCTCTGGTTGGGCTGCGGCTGACCAGGCCGCACCTCGATCTCCGGCTGCCGACATCAGAGGAGCTGTCGGCTCTTGCTGATCTGGCCGCCGAGGGTATCCACGACCCCGACGCTTCGCCGTTCATCGTGCGGTGGACCGATGCTCCGCCCGCTGAGGTTGCCCGCAGTGTGATCCACTATCACTGGCGGCAACTCGGGGCATGGACCCCACGAGACTGGGTGCTCAACTTCACGGTATTCCGCGGGGGAACAGTGGTCGGGCAACAGAACCTCGCCGCCCGGGACCTGGCCGTCACGCGTCAGGTACGGACAAGTTCATGGCTCGATCGCCGCTATCAGGGACAGGGAATCGGCACCGAAATGCGCGCAGCGGTACTCCACCTGGCCTTCGCCAGCCTGAATGCCGATGAAGCCCTTTCGGGCGCGCTTGAACACAACCATGCCTCCCTGGCTATCTCGCGCAAGCTCGGCTACCAACCTGACGGCCACCACCGCCAGGTATTGGACGGGAAAATGGTTGTAGAACATCGGCTGTGCCTGCCCCGGGCTTCCTGGGAGTAGCACCGCACTGTCCACGTCAGTATCAAAGGGTTCGCGCCCTGCCTGCCCCTACTGGGCATTGACGCGTCGCTGATCGAAGGCAAATGAGATCTTTGGTAGGGGTACTTGCTAGCCAATACCCGGCCACGGTGCGGCGCTGGCCCGGAACTTACCGGTCGTTGTGGTCGCGATGCTGCTGATGAAGTCGTTGGAAGTTCCCTGGAGCGGCTTGTGCGGTGGCGCGGCGCTTGGTCGGCGGGTTCGGGATGTATGGCGGGGCCGCCGTACGGCGATGCCCCGCGCGGCGCTCGCGCGAGAACGGCCCCCAGACCGCACGCGCAGCGCGGGAGGGACGGCGCGGGGTACAGCGGCGCGCCGCGCCGCCGCCTGATACCTACAAGAACATTTCGGCAGCGTAAGTGGCGTGGCCGACCACATCGAGGTTCACGTAACCGTTGGCGATCGGGGCGAGGCGGCAAAGATCTGCCGGGTTGTGGTGGAGCGGCGCTTGGCTGCTTGTGCTCAGGTGGTCGGACCGATCACATCGACGTACTGGTGAGAGGGCAAGGTCGAAGAGGCTGAGGAGTGGTTGCTGTTGCTCAAGACCACCGCTGATCTCTTCGACGATCTGGCCGCGAGCGTGCGGGAAGCGCACTCCTACGATGTGCCGGAGATCATCGCTGTTCCGGTACGAGCGGGAAGCGCCGACTGCCTGGCGTGGATTACGCGGGAGACTGGCCCAGGTTCCGACGTGCCGAGTTGATGGCGCCGAGCGCCGAACGGAACAGGATCGCGAGCTACCTCGGGACCAAGACCAAATCACCCGTTGTGCTGCGCCGAACGCTGGTTGAGCACGACAACGAGCCGACAGAGATCTCCTCCACCTGGCTACCGCTCTCGGTGGCCGACGGCACGCCGCTGACCGAATCAGCAGAGCTAAAGCAGGGTGTTCGCCGGTACGTCGAAGCTGCGGCCGGCACCACGCTCGACCACATCATCGAGCACGTCACAGCACGTAACCCACCAAGGAAGAAAGCGGGCTCATCGACGTCAAGAGCTCGGCCGCCCTGCTGGCCGTTTACGCCGTTGCCTGTGACGCCACCGGGAAGCCGTGGGCTGTCGTCGAGTCCGTGCTGCCTGGGGATCGCCATGAATTGGAGGACGCCTACCCCATCCGTTAACGGCGGCTGGCCGGAGGCATCTCGCTGAGACGCCGCCGGTAGATCAGGGGCGGTCCGTTGGCCCAGGTCGCTTTGCCGGATCGCTTGATGCTGCCGGCAAATGGTTCGCCGTCGACAGAGAGCTCCTGGTTAGTTGGGACATATGAGAACTCAGCGGCGCGATTGGACTGAGCTCCCGGACATCGTGAGACACGAAGTCGAATACCGGCTGGGCTCTACCGTGCAGGACTTCGACGAACGTCAAGGCGGCTTCTCCTTCGGCGTTCTCGGTGTCGCCACGCTGTCCATCGGTGAGCAGGTGTTCATCAAGGCCATACGCGACGATGCGGCCAGCGTGCAGGACTACCGGACCGAGATGGTTGTCGCCGCCGCGTTGCCCCAGACGGTACCCACGCCACGGCTGCGATTCGCGTGTGAGCTGGCGGGGTGGCTGCTGCTGTGCTTCGACGTCGCGCCGGGCGCGCTGCCGCATGAGCCGTGGCGGCTCGATGAGCTGCCCGCCGCCTTGGAGGCGCTGGCTGTATGCGCTCGGGAGTTGACGCCCTCGCCGATCGGCGGCCTGCCAACACTGGCCGAGCAGATGGCTGGGCGGTGTGAGACCTGGCGGGAGCTGGAGCGCAACGGTGCCTGGGGCGCGGTCACCGTTGACAGCATGGGCGAATGGGAACGCAGGCACCTGTCCCGCCTCGCCTCCGTCGAAGCGATGTGGACCGAGCTTGCGGTCGGTGACACGCTCCTGCATTTTGATCTGCGCTTCGACAACATACTCGTCAGCCCATGCGGAACAGCGCACGTCATCGACTGGGGACGCGCATGCATCGGGCCGGCATGGGTCGATTTGGTCTGCCTGCTGTTGCAGTCCGATCTCGGCGACGTTGACCCCGACGAGATCTTCTTCGGTCACCCGGTCGGCGAAGCCGCCGAACCGGAGCAGGTCGACGCGTTCCTTGTTGCGTTGGCCAGCTACTGGACCCACACGGCATCCCTTCCGGGTCTGGCGCATGCCCCGCATCTACGTGACCGGCGCGAGCAATCACGGCGAGCAACGATTGGCCGGCTCCAGCGCCGCTGGGCCTCAAAGCACCTAATGCAATGAGCTCAGGCGGCATCTGGCTAGGGCGTACCCGAGGCATGAAAGCCGGCGATCCATCATGCGGGGGGTCACCGCGAAAGCCGCCCCAGTGGTACTCGCTCACGATCTCACCAGGCCCAGCGTCGGAACGCGTCGATCCACTCGGCGCCGGCCGGTGGCGGGTCGGGCAGCGGCAGATCCAGGATGCCGATCGCCTGCCGGTGCCGGCCGTGGCGGCAGATCGCCACGATGCCGCTCCCCACGAGGAAGTCGATAGCGGTGACGGTGACCTGCAGGCCGAGCACGGTCGTCTCGAACGGCACCGCCAGATTGTCACCGATCATCACATGGAAGCCGGAGAGCTGCTCATCGTCGGTGTAGGCGTCCACAATCGCCCGCTCGATCAGCTCATCCAGGTGATCGTCAGGAGGGCGGCGAGTCACAACCGCACACGATACTCCTGCCGAGTACCCCTATGATCATCCCCGGGGCAGGCCGGTGTCCGGGTCGAACGAGATCGCGGTCTGGTCCACGCGGCAAATCTACAATCTGCTCGACAAGCAAATCAACAATCTCAGATTGTTGAGCCAGGAAATCTACAATCTCTCAAGATTGTAGATTTGGCTCCGCCCCCGACCGGGTGGCACTCTGCCAGCGCCACCGCGGTCGGGCCGCCCGCCGACTGGCCCACGACACTGGCGACGGGGCCAAACCGAGCGTGCCGCACAACTAGGCGAGCACATCGGCGAACCGGTCGGGCTGCATCCGACGCTCAAGCCGCCACAAGGCGAAATCCCAGCTCAGAAGCAGGATTCGAGGTGAGGAGTGGTAGGGCGCCCGGGTCTCGAACCCGGAACCTACGGATTAAAAGATCCAATTCGAGTCGTTCCATATAGTCCAGTGCAGGTCAGCGCTTGTCGCTGGTCCTTCTTGAACGCCCCTGAACGGCCTTGTACTGCAACTGGGACTGCAACCGGCAGGCCCCGCTGATCGGTTCGCCGTTACGCTTCGGTAGTGATGGATATGATCTTCCCTCCCAAGCTGAACGCAGGCGACGTTCATACGAGTGGTAGCGCCAGCCCGGTCCCGTGCGATGGTGATGGAGCACGACCACACCGACATCATCAGGTCTCGGTTCGCCGAGCTCGGCCTGACGCTCTCCTACGGCAGCCATGTCGATGAGCGAGACGCGTTCGACTCCTCCAGCATCGCCTCGCGAGTCAGCGATCTGCACGAGGCCTTCGCGGACCCATCGGTGGCGGCGATCCTGACGGTCATCGGCGGCTACAACTGCAACGAGCTCCTGCCGTTACTGGACTGGGAGCTGATCCGCGCCAACCCGAAGATCTTGTGCGGATACTCCGACATCACGGCCCTGCAGAACGCCATCCTTGCGCGAACCGGGCTGGTCACCTACTCCGGTCCGCACTGGTCGACGTTCGGGATGCGAGACCACTTCGACCAGACCCTGCACTGGTTCGCCTCGGTCATGTTCGACTCCGCTCCGATCACGCTGGCCCCGGCAGTGCACTGGAGCGACGATCTCTGGTTCCTCGATCAGGACAAGCGCGAACTGACCCCGAACGACGGATGGTGGCCGATCCAAACCGGCACCACCGAGGGCCACATCGTCGGCGGCAATCTGTGCACGCTGAACCTGCTACAGGGCACCCCGTACATGCCATCTCTCGACGGCGCGATGCTGATCGTCGAGGATGACCTGGAGTCGCACCCGGCGACCTTCGCACGCGACCTGACCTCATTGCTGCAGCTTCCCGACGCTCCGGGCATACGAGGACTGATGATCGGGCGCTTCCAGCACGCCAGCCGCATGTCTCGCCCGCTGCTGGAACAGATCATCGGCGCCCAACCGGCACTGACCCGCATCCCCGTCTTGGCCAACATCGACATCGGCCACACTTCCCCTTTGGCCACCTTCCCGATCGGCGGCCAGGGCCGCCTCGCCATCACCGACACCGAGACCAGCCTGAAACTGCTACGCCACTGACCCATCGGCCCATCTGCTCGAGCTGTTCCACTCTGGCCGGGACAGGGAACCATCTGATTCCGACGCGTCATAGTGAAAGAGATCGCAAAGCCCAACAAGCGCGTGAGCGGGTCCGGTGTGATCACGCCTTGGCGAATGACAGGTTAGGGCGTGGGCACGAAAGGACGGGCAGGCGACCGCTATTCGATGAGCCGGTGCTGAGGAACGAAGCACCGGATCGCCGATCGCCCCCAACCAACGACGGAGGCCAGCCAACACGGGGCGATCGTAGGGCTGTATTCGTGTGGCGGCTCACCCGCCGCCTACCGGACGGCCCGGTCGGCCGGGACATCCTCACCCAGCCACAACCCGGCCTGTTCACCATGAACCGGCGCGAGAGTTCACAAGACGCCCTGCCGCATCAAGAATGAACGCGGGCTGCTCTGGCGGTGGGCTGCCGATTCATCGGCGGCCGCCTGCGCGAACGATCGTAGGGTGTGGATGGTGGTATCGGGGAGGGGCAGCGCGTCGAGATCGGCCCAAGCGAGGATGTCGGGTTGCGGAAACATCCTGGTGAGGCCGGCTGGGGCGAGGCCAGGCGCGACCGCGCCGAACCGGCTGGCGAGGTCACCCAGGATGGCCCGTGCCCGTGTGGCATCCGGCACCCCGGCACGTACGATGTCGTACACGCCGACTTCGAATGGATCCCAGGAACCGCACGTCTTGGCAGGGTCGTCGAGGGCGAAGATGCGCCGGGCCCGGTGGACGTGGTGGATGAGGCCGTTGAGCCGGGGAAGATGGGCGAGGAGCAACAGCTCGGTTGGGGATCGCTGGGTGATCTCGATCATGCCGGGGTCATGGTCGATGGAGATGGTGCGCCGATAACAGGCGCCGGAGACTGCTTCGACAGTCGGTGTCGCCCGTGCGGCCAGGTGGCGCAGGGCGGCCGCGAAATCTAGCGGCTTGTCGTGGGCGAGCCGGATGGCCAGTCCGCCGTCGGCTTGGAGGCGGTCGGTGACCCGCCGCCGAGCCCGCAGCTCACGCGGGGTGCCGTGGAAGACATCGGCGAGGACCCGGTTGAGCTGTCGAACGCTGCCGAAGCCCGCGGCGAAGGCAATGTCGGCTATGCGTAGGTCGGTGTCGTCGAGCAGTCGGCGGGCGAAGTGCGCGCGCCGGGAGCGGGCGAGTTGGTCGGGCGTGACCCCGGCATGCTGAAGAAATATGCGCCGAAGGTGACGCGGCGACACGCCGAGCCGGCCGGCGAGCCTGCTCTCCGTCGCGTCGTCCAGCGCTCCGTCGGCGATGAGTTGGATCCCGCGGCACACCAGTGCGGGCATGTCTGAGACGGTGATGGGTTCTTGCCGGTACGGGCGGCACCGATGGCAGGCGCGGTATCCGGCCGTTTCCGCCGCGGCCGCGGACGGGTAGCGGGTGGTGTTCGCCGGGCGGGGGCGGCCTGGGCAGTCGTCGCGGCAGTAGATGCCGGTGGTCAGGACGGCGCCGACTGCGTTCACGCTTCCAGCATGGCATCGATCGGCTCGCCGGATCGGACGGATCCGGACCGGTTGCCGATGTTGGCCGAATGTGGCCAGACCTGCTGATCAGCAACCCGTGAGAATCCAGGTTCACCCATCTACAGGAGGTCGTCCCGTGAGTGCAGTATCGAACAAGCAACGCGTCATCGACGCGTGGCAGGTCTTTGCCACGCGTGATGCGGACCGGGTCCGCGACGTCTTCGCCCCCGACGCGGAGTGGCTCGCCCCCGCCGACAACGCGACCTCTCGCGCCATCGATGGAACGCACCATCTCATCGGGCGGGACCGTATCGTGCGATTCCTGACCGAGGAGTTCTCCACGGTCTTCGTCGACAACGTGTCCATCGAGTCCGGCGGCTTCTACGCCGACGGCGACACCGTGGTCGTCGAGATGCGGCTGCAGGCCACCCTCGCCCACGGTGGTCACTACGACAACGAATACTGCTTCATCTTCGAGCTGGAGTCCGGCCTGATCAAGCGGATCCGCGAATACATGGACACACAACGCGGCGCGGCATGGTTCCGCTCGCCCGCAACGGCGGACCGGCTGGGTCGACCCGAAGCGACAGCCACCTATCGGTAGTTTCGCTCTCACCGCCTACCCACCAAACCGTAACCGGCTCGTGAGCACACGGTCAGTGTGGGCGGCGTCAGCGAGGCTCGAGTAGGCGGGCTGAACCCTATGCGGCAAATCGGCTCCAGCCAGGCCGGACGAACAGCCGTACAAGAAACATTGGTGGCTTGACCAGCACTTGATACGGCCTGCCGAATACTGACCAAGCAGCCCGCCGCACCCCTCTCATCAGATCTTCTCTTGATCGTCCGAGGGGTCTGTCCATGGATTGGCCGCCGAAACGATCTACCGTCCGCGACGCACGAGCACAGTCCGTGCACGCGAGCGACATGGGCGAAGCCATGTTCTTCCCGTGCTCGGTGCATGACGCCGAGGCAGTGGTGGCCGCTGCTTCCTTCCATCGAATGCCAAACTCTTCGTCCAGACGCAAGGCTGCGCGGGTTTCCTTCTCGGCACGGTCGAATTCCCTGTGCAAGCAGTACAGGTGAACCAATTCGAGTCGCGCATCCCCTTCGCCGCGCTTCTGCTGCTCGCCATCCTGGCCGCCATCACGACGCTGACGCTCGGGCTCGTCCTGCGCGACGCGGCCGGTGACCCGTACGAGATTACCCGGGCGGCGACGAAGAGACCCGACGTGGTGGCCAGCGCTGGTCGGGCCGTCGGCGGCGGCGATCACGGTGGCGCCATACTTATGCGACCGCCGCACCGACTGGGTGATCGCCGCCTCGGCGCGCCTGCCCGTCCCGCTGCTGCTCGCTCTGCGGGTCGCCGCCCGCCGCCCGCGACGGGTGGTGCTGCGGCGCGACCAGCATCGCGGTCATGGTCAGCGGGATCTACGCTCTGCTGGTGCTGAACGCCTTCCTCGGCACCCAGCCGGCCGCCGGCGGATACAGCGAAAGCCAGGTGGCGACGCTGCGGCACGTGCTCCTGGTCTGGACGACCATCCTGCTCTCCCTGGCGGCGGTCAACGCCATCGTCATCACCTGGGCGACGGTGCTCGACAACCGGCAAGTGTCGGCGCTGACCCGCGCCCTCGGCGTCACCCTGCAGGAAGTGACCGTCGCACTGGCGGCCGCGCAGGTGCTGCCCATGAACCCGGTTATGGGCATTTGGCCAGCGGCCTACTTTGCTCGTTGAGCGGCATGAGGAAACAGATCAAAAGCAATTTTGATACTGCGGCCCCTGTCGAGTCAACGACGCCCATGAGGGATATGGGAAACAAAATGACTGACGTGACAGTCAGGCTCACCGCCGCTTGGATAAGTGCCCTGTCGCCTGTTGATCATTTCTGCGCTGCTGATAAGCCGCAGAGCGGCCGGAAGAGGCATGCCATCGTGACGGAAAGTCCCAAGCGATTCGTTCGCCGCCGCGAGGACTTCAACTGTGCCAACTGCCACAAAGAGGTATTGGGGACGGGATACACGAACCACTGCCCACGCTGCCTGTGGTCCCGGCATGTCGATGTCTCACCCGGTGACCGCCTCGCCACCTGTCGAGGCATGATGGAGCCGGTCGGTGTCCTTTACGAGCGCGGCGAATACCTGGTGACCCAGCGCTGCGTCGAGTGTGGTCACTTATGGCGCAACCGAGCAGCCTCCGCTGACAGCCGGGATGTCTTGCACGGTTTGATGGGGCGTGCCGTCAAATTCCCCGCTGTCGAGACCGGCCGAAGAAGACCCACTGAGCTCTGATTTGCCATTCAGCGGGCCGGAGGTATCGATCGATCAGGTGCTGAATCTTCTTCCGCGCATCTGACGCCCAGATGAGCCCGGCCAGGGAACCGCGTATGAACCACGCGGTCACGAGCGAGAACCGTGTTGGACGTGCGCGGCGTGTATCCCATGCGGGGCCCGCCGTACGCGTGCGTCGGGACTGTCGCGCAGCTCGGTCACTCCAACTCGAAGTGCTGCCAGTGCTTGTTCAACTGCTCGAAGCAATCGGTTGAACAACGTCGAGCCGTTGGCGACCGGCCGTGACGACCCTCGATCCTGTCCGCGCAACCGAGGTCGTGACTACAGCGGTTGTGCCGCATACCAGCAACATACCGCCCCTCCATATTGTCGTGCACGATCACGCACGCATTAAGGGGGCCGACTGTGCCTGTTCCGCCGAAGCGTTGGTTCCGGTGTTCTGCGGTCCATGTTCCTTCATCGCCGCTGCCACCGCCCGCCGGATTGGACGTGATGGTGCCATTGCCCAACGTCTCGCCCGACGGCCGTCGCCTGACGCGTGTGCCCGCTTCGCAGCTTGGTGCTCCGTGCTTCACGACAGGACTCGAACACGGCCTGACCTGGTCGATCCGGCATCGGCATCGAGCTGTCCTGCTGCCGGCGATAGCACGCCTGTGCCGAGGAACACCGTGATCACGGCGAGCTGCGGTGGCCGTACCTATCGGAAGGGAGCTTCGTGGAGAGACGCGCTTCAGAGCCGGCGGACCGGGAGAGCGGATTCATCGCCGACGATGTCGTACGCGTGAGGCTCGCTGAGTTGACGGCGGCGGATTCGCCGCGTTGCCAGGGAGTGGATCTCGACCACGCACGTGCACTTGCCGAGGTGGAGGACCCGCTACCGCCCATACTCGTGCATTTCGCCACCATGCGCGTCATCGATGGGATGCACCGCCTCACTGCCGCCCGGCTGGGCGGTCGCACCGACATCGAGGTGCAGTTCTTTCACGGGACCTCTGACGAGGCATTCCGGTTAGGCGTCCAGGCGAACGTCTCACATGGTCTACCGCTGAGCTTGGCTGATCGGAAGTCGGCCGCGGCACGCATCATGCGGTCCCATCCGTATCTCTCGGACCGGGCGATCGCCTTGTCGGCGGGCTTGGCGGCGGCAACCGTGGCGTCCCTGCGCACGCAGACCGAAGGGTCCGGTGAAGTCCAGGCCAGGACGGGCGCGGATGGCAGAGTCCGGCCGCTGAACGCCGCGAAGGGACGACTGGTTGCCAGCGAGGTGATTGCGGAGCGCCCGGACGCGACGCTCAGGGAGATCGCTCAAGTGGCAGGCATCTCGATCGCGACTGCCCAGGACGTGCGGCGGCGGGTCCTCGCGGGCGTGGACCCCGTTCCTGATCGATTGAAGTCCACCGATGAAGACGTGTCTCAGCGAAGGGCCTCGCTGAACGGCGCCGGCGGCACCACGGACCGGATCGACGTCACACGAATAATCGACACATTGCGGCGTGACCCGTCGCTTCGCTATTCCGATTCCGGCCGCCTGCTGCTCAGGTGGCTGGACTCCAGGACGGTGACGACCACGCAATGGGCAGAGGTCGCGGAGAACGTGCCGCCGCACTGCCGGGCCTCCATCGCCAAGGTAGCGAGGGAGTGCGCCCGGACGTGGTCGGATATCGCAGAGATGATCAATGCCAGATGACCACAGACAGTCGCCTGGCGCACGGCAGACGAAAAAGCCACCAATGAAATCAATCATTGGCTGCTTGAAGCGCTACGTCACTATAGAAGCACTTTTCTCGGCAAGCGATCAAGTACACCGAAATAGGTGACGAAAATTCACACTCAGCGAGTCGTGCGGATGCTGCCCGCAGTATGCCCGGCAACGATCCCGGAGTTGCCATGAGGCCGTTCAGAAAACGTTGACACTTCTTCTCGGCGATCAGTAACGTCCTCCCCACGTATCTACAGAAAGGAGAAAGTATCCATGGAGCTCATCAACGACCTTCAGGTTTCCAGGCAGTCCGAGGAGGACCTGCAGGCTGTCCTCCAGATCGCTTTCGTCTCGGCGTATCGCTGCCCGTCGACGCACCCGGAAGCCAACGTTGAGGAAGAGTTTCAGCTTGCCTGGGTGGCTCCGCAGAGCGCCTGAGTTGCTGATCTGAGGCCGGCAATATCTTGACGCTTGCCGGCTCACATTCATGACCCCGCCTACGCAGGGCGTCACTCAGCCTTGTGTAGGCGGAGTTAAATTACGCGATTGTATGGAGCCCTACATGTTCGTGTTCACTCACCGGCCTCACCGTAAATCCCTCGAGGTCCAGGGTGTGCAGGGCTACTCACCGGCAGTTCTGTCCGACGTCACGCTGCCCTATCTCCGCAACCCGGAACAGGTCGTCGACGACCGTGCAGCAGGGTTTGTGGAACGAGCGATAGGCCGAGGATGGCTGTCTCCGCAGAAGGAACTCAACGGCGTCCTCCGCATCGTCAAGGCGGAACCCTGGCTCCGGCGCATGCAGATCGAGACCGCACTGACCTGCAACTTTTCGTGTGACTATTGTTACAGCGGTTCAGCTCCTACTCGACGTGAGCGACTCGAGCCCGCTGAAATAGTTGCGCTGCTGGACCAGGCGGCGGATCTGGCAGTGCGTGAGATCTGCTTCACAGGTGGAGAATTCCTTCTCTACCCATCATGGC includes:
- a CDS encoding TOTE conflict system archaeo-eukaryotic primase domain-containing protein, whose amino-acid sequence is MDLWAEWDDPVELRMRLDAALVEIAELREQNDQLKQLLRQRATASDERGDIDPVQVSTMPVDLPQDGLPYADASSSPSEKLALFKALFVGRRDVYATRFFSRKSSRYGWSPAEKEFWRKRDDGEREFLPLTNEVLIAHLSRPADRRDTHVGLYPMLPDDTCQLLACDFDGADWRGDAAAYAEACAEAGICAAAEISRSGAGAHVWMFFTEPVLAASARAIGIGLLREAIARRGTMSLASYDRLFPAQDSLPVNAVARFRFGNLIALPLHGGSREQGTTLFCDPRTWQPYEDQFAFLSGMRRLRPVEVDALVKRFGQIDAGPSVTGRLPAKPRKGALGVAPQQVHARLGAMLAISTKGMPAPLIAALKHLAAFHNPEFYRRQSMRYSTFATPRFVRCFDDSDPGWLRLPRGLAEEAEQLIAAAGGAMEIATTVPGHDPITARFTGELTNVQAEAVTAMTKHLMGVLVAPPGAGKTVMACALIARHQVPTAIIVNRAELLDQWKERLTTFLDLGEAKVGGKGKGKDKRHGVVDVIMLQSVAHRDADPSLLNEYGMIVVDECHAVGAPAAEAAIRQVEVERWIGLSATPYRADQMDALITMQCGPIRHEIIAEVSFAQHLIVHSTEFSTEEIGNDGASFQAIYSELAADETRTAQIAADVAEAATRGRNSLILTNRMEHLQRLATALENLGVATTLLHGQLTTAERDHVRTRLVDNEAGPLVLVAIDKVAGEGFDLPRLDALFLAMPISFKGKVIQHVGRIMREASAKHDVEVHDYLDAQVPQLERMYGKRRRTLTRLGFTTTASGSHMPTPIDAPSLPPKTSSCAAQSSDRQQTVSHVRAWAREQGLQVADRGRLRPEIWQAWQAAAEQAAPPNRYDLKGI
- a CDS encoding GNAT family N-acetyltransferase, producing the protein MLWLLVVDQDSVVPIDHFPLVGLRLTRPHLDLRLPTSEELSALADLAAEGIHDPDASPFIVRWTDAPPAEVARSVIHYHWRQLGAWTPRDWVLNFTVFRGGTVVGQQNLAARDLAVTRQVRTSSWLDRRYQGQGIGTEMRAAVLHLAFASLNADEALSGALEHNHASLAISRKLGYQPDGHHRQVLDGKMVVEHRLCLPRASWE
- a CDS encoding UTRA domain-containing protein, translating into MAPSAERNRIASYLGTKTKSPVVLRRTLVEHDNEPTEISSTWLPLSVADGTPLTESAELKQGVRRYVEAAAGTTLDHIIEHVTARNPPRKKAGSSTSRARPPCWPFTPLPVTPPGSRGLSSSPCCLGIAMNWRTPTPSVNGGWPEASR
- a CDS encoding aminoglycoside phosphotransferase family protein; the protein is MRHEVEYRLGSTVQDFDERQGGFSFGVLGVATLSIGEQVFIKAIRDDAASVQDYRTEMVVAAALPQTVPTPRLRFACELAGWLLLCFDVAPGALPHEPWRLDELPAALEALAVCARELTPSPIGGLPTLAEQMAGRCETWRELERNGAWGAVTVDSMGEWERRHLSRLASVEAMWTELAVGDTLLHFDLRFDNILVSPCGTAHVIDWGRACIGPAWVDLVCLLLQSDLGDVDPDEIFFGHPVGEAAEPEQVDAFLVALASYWTHTASLPGLAHAPHLRDRREQSRRATIGRLQRRWASKHLMQ
- a CDS encoding S66 family peptidase; this translates as MVAPARSRAMVMEHDHTDIIRSRFAELGLTLSYGSHVDERDAFDSSSIASRVSDLHEAFADPSVAAILTVIGGYNCNELLPLLDWELIRANPKILCGYSDITALQNAILARTGLVTYSGPHWSTFGMRDHFDQTLHWFASVMFDSAPITLAPAVHWSDDLWFLDQDKRELTPNDGWWPIQTGTTEGHIVGGNLCTLNLLQGTPYMPSLDGAMLIVEDDLESHPATFARDLTSLLQLPDAPGIRGLMIGRFQHASRMSRPLLEQIIGAQPALTRIPVLANIDIGHTSPLATFPIGGQGRLAITDTETSLKLLRH